One window of Leptotrichia sp. oral taxon 498 genomic DNA carries:
- a CDS encoding SIMPL domain-containing protein, which translates to MKKIMTFLFMMTCVLTFSDVVSGKRIQVRGIAKKEIFPNLAKVQLTIKTQDENLDKASRENSQRLEKFKSLLSKSGGKYEKIDSVSYFTDKSYDWEYETVNKGAKEYETVLTIEANKIELNSLKDFLQILSNEKIYKVEINSQGINTFEIKARDKTAKVAYQKAIDKFNDLQKKLGTKGLGNIIKIAGFKNDEVSLEKRESVKKEVNTVTHNVEVTTRDMKSLGNIISVAYAVGIGTNGYIEYDIDNKQKLEDELYESAYKEALKKAQVILGKTNLNLKNPVTITDKSNGIIRAYSDYDYSYNLYASIDSKILEKSDKELMDKVLEKNVVINPSKLNISKEVYIEFEMN; encoded by the coding sequence ATGAAAAAAATAATGACATTTTTATTTATGATGACTTGTGTTTTGACATTTTCTGATGTCGTCTCTGGAAAAAGAATACAAGTTAGAGGAATTGCAAAAAAAGAAATATTTCCAAATTTAGCAAAAGTGCAGCTTACAATAAAAACTCAAGATGAAAATTTGGATAAAGCAAGTCGGGAAAATTCACAAAGACTTGAAAAATTTAAAAGTTTACTGAGTAAATCTGGTGGAAAATATGAAAAAATAGATTCAGTTTCTTATTTTACCGATAAATCTTACGATTGGGAATATGAAACAGTCAACAAAGGAGCAAAGGAATACGAAACAGTTCTGACCATTGAAGCAAATAAAATTGAGTTAAATAGTTTAAAAGACTTTTTGCAGATTTTATCAAATGAAAAAATTTATAAAGTGGAAATAAATTCACAAGGAATAAATACTTTCGAGATAAAAGCAAGGGATAAAACAGCTAAAGTTGCTTACCAGAAAGCGATTGATAAATTTAATGATTTGCAAAAAAAACTTGGCACAAAAGGACTTGGAAATATTATAAAAATTGCTGGATTTAAAAATGACGAAGTCAGTCTTGAAAAAAGAGAAAGTGTAAAAAAAGAAGTTAACACAGTCACTCACAATGTGGAAGTTACAACTAGAGATATGAAAAGTCTGGGAAATATAATAAGCGTTGCATATGCAGTTGGAATTGGAACAAACGGATATATTGAGTATGATATTGATAACAAGCAGAAATTGGAAGATGAACTATATGAAAGCGCTTACAAGGAAGCGTTAAAAAAAGCGCAAGTTATTTTGGGAAAAACTAATTTGAACTTAAAAAATCCTGTTACAATAACTGACAAGTCAAATGGTATAATCCGAGCATATTCTGACTACGATTACAGCTACAATTTATATGCTTCAATTGATTCAAAAATTTTAGAAAAAAGCGACAAAGAGCTAATGGACAAAGTTTTGGAAAAAAATGTTGTGATAAATCCATCGAAACTTAATATTTCAAAAGAAGTTTACATTGAATTTGAGATGAATTAA
- a CDS encoding SIMPL domain-containing protein, with protein MKKILVALFALLSLNIFSANEDNVKKISVTGNAQREIMPDMATLSFQIKDKDKSLSVASSKVKQKLEKFKKDLKTKNLVSGDVETVSISDRKIKDKNYSENKSVSSYSGQMSVFVKNIDFEKLGELIELNNGDKFQSVKKDEKENVYEIKLKESDKTLNGTLNKLFSKLDILRNKLKTINATKNNVFFGDYEIKENAENYKETEVYEVIQNLKVTTKNLKDLNTIITLADTDGLNIAGSIKFDLSNRNEIESQMYSDAYNEARQKAESILKSSNLKVGDVIVVSEDVDFQQKMIDRIDSQWEVKTQVADLTEERNSSGMQIRGGYDFNRGYKANKTRVDYTPKPLKIEQNISVMYEMQKK; from the coding sequence ATGAAAAAAATATTAGTGGCACTTTTTGCATTATTAAGTCTAAATATTTTTTCTGCAAATGAAGATAATGTAAAAAAAATAAGCGTGACGGGAAATGCACAAAGAGAAATCATGCCAGATATGGCAACATTGAGTTTTCAAATTAAGGATAAGGACAAAAGTTTGAGTGTGGCATCTTCAAAAGTGAAACAAAAATTGGAAAAATTTAAGAAAGATTTGAAAACAAAAAATTTAGTGTCTGGCGATGTTGAAACAGTTTCTATTTCAGATAGAAAAATTAAAGATAAAAATTATTCAGAAAATAAAAGTGTGTCTTCATATTCTGGTCAAATGAGTGTTTTCGTAAAAAATATAGATTTTGAAAAGCTGGGAGAACTCATTGAACTAAATAACGGAGATAAATTTCAAAGCGTGAAAAAGGACGAGAAAGAAAATGTTTACGAAATTAAGTTAAAAGAAAGCGATAAGACATTAAATGGCACTTTGAATAAATTATTTTCAAAACTGGATATTTTGAGAAATAAACTAAAAACAATAAATGCAACAAAAAATAATGTTTTTTTTGGAGATTATGAAATTAAAGAAAATGCCGAAAATTATAAAGAAACGGAAGTTTATGAAGTAATTCAAAATTTAAAAGTTACAACAAAAAATTTAAAAGATTTGAATACGATAATAACTTTGGCAGACACCGATGGTCTTAATATAGCAGGTTCGATAAAATTTGACTTGTCCAACAGAAATGAAATCGAGTCGCAAATGTACAGCGATGCCTATAATGAAGCAAGACAAAAGGCGGAAAGTATCTTAAAATCAAGTAATTTAAAAGTTGGAGATGTGATTGTCGTAAGCGAAGATGTGGACTTTCAGCAAAAAATGATAGACAGGATTGACAGCCAATGGGAAGTCAAAACACAAGTTGCTGATTTAACAGAAGAAAGAAATTCTTCAGGAATGCAGATAAGAGGTGGATATGATTTTAATAGAGGCTATAAAGCTAATAAAACAAGAGTTGACTACACTCCCAAACCTTTAAAAATAGAGCAAAATATATCTGTTATGTATGAGATGCAAAAAAAATAA
- a CDS encoding sensor histidine kinase — MRVFGKIKFKNKIFFKLLSYFGLSLLVFSIVVGIFFYYVFRQNTILLHKKNLEERAIKISETLSDMWFSPRPKEFLKDGGKKMEKEKRKFPKPPDFPNAIGNLNNQNFQNDNSPKVEEIPKIGEEENNKNLHEVDEEQENSFRIFRSMKMIENIAMAEVWILDAKTRNIVQGEKNQLISYFKLPPNAEDTIKKALDGKVTTTENFNDYLSENSITVAVPIKNGTKIEGVVLLHSPIKYLSLSLKSGTYTLVLSIIIALFLASIAAIWLSASFTNPLNKIKNTTLELAKGNYEIKTNVKQSDEIGELARSIDILALKLDKSLKERERFEKMRQNFIANVSHELRTPITVIRGSIEAICDGIINDSKQLDEYNHQILADSIHMQHLINDLIDLTKLQNLDFSIKEEIISLKDIINDVVRSMKQISSKKNIKINFEFENLKENYLFRGDYQRIRQMIIIVVDNAIKFSKENQKIDIFLKTLKKKDKYELKIIDTGAGIDSKNIGEIFNRYHKSNSTENKNGMGLGLAIAKEIAQRHEILINVESEPNVKTIFTFFIKKLKI, encoded by the coding sequence ATGAGAGTTTTTGGGAAAATAAAGTTTAAAAATAAAATATTTTTTAAACTGCTTTCTTATTTTGGTTTATCGCTTCTTGTGTTTTCAATTGTAGTGGGGATTTTCTTTTATTATGTCTTTCGGCAAAATACTATTTTGTTGCATAAAAAGAATTTGGAAGAACGAGCCATAAAAATATCAGAGACTTTGTCGGATATGTGGTTTTCCCCAAGACCTAAGGAGTTTTTGAAAGACGGTGGAAAAAAAATGGAAAAAGAAAAAAGGAAGTTTCCAAAGCCTCCTGATTTTCCAAATGCAATCGGAAATTTAAATAATCAAAATTTTCAAAATGATAATTCTCCAAAAGTAGAAGAGATTCCTAAAATAGGCGAAGAAGAAAATAATAAAAATTTGCATGAAGTTGACGAAGAGCAGGAAAATAGCTTTAGAATTTTTAGAAGTATGAAAATGATTGAAAATATTGCGATGGCAGAAGTGTGGATTTTGGATGCAAAGACAAGAAATATAGTACAGGGAGAAAAAAATCAATTAATTTCTTATTTTAAACTTCCGCCAAATGCTGAAGATACTATAAAAAAAGCATTAGATGGAAAAGTTACAACTACTGAAAATTTTAATGATTATTTGAGTGAGAATTCGATAACTGTTGCAGTTCCCATAAAGAATGGCACAAAGATTGAAGGAGTGGTTCTACTGCATTCTCCTATAAAATACTTGTCTCTTTCTTTGAAAAGTGGAACTTATACTCTTGTTCTAAGTATAATCATCGCTTTATTTTTAGCGAGTATTGCGGCAATTTGGCTGTCTGCAAGTTTTACAAATCCACTTAATAAAATAAAAAATACTACTTTGGAACTTGCAAAAGGAAATTATGAAATTAAAACGAATGTGAAACAGAGTGATGAAATAGGGGAGTTAGCTAGAAGCATTGATATTCTTGCACTGAAATTGGATAAATCTTTAAAAGAGCGAGAGAGATTTGAAAAAATGAGGCAAAATTTTATAGCAAATGTGTCACATGAGCTAAGAACGCCAATAACAGTTATAAGAGGGTCAATAGAAGCCATTTGTGATGGAATTATAAATGATTCTAAACAACTTGATGAATATAATCATCAAATTTTAGCGGACAGTATTCATATGCAACACTTGATAAACGATTTAATTGATTTAACAAAATTACAAAATTTGGATTTTTCGATAAAAGAAGAGATAATAAGCTTGAAAGATATAATAAACGATGTGGTAAGAAGTATGAAACAAATTTCTTCTAAAAAAAATATAAAAATTAATTTTGAGTTTGAAAATTTGAAAGAGAATTATTTATTTCGTGGAGATTATCAAAGAATTAGACAGATGATAATAATTGTTGTTGACAATGCAATAAAATTTTCTAAAGAAAATCAGAAAATTGATATTTTTTTGAAAACGCTCAAAAAAAAAGATAAATATGAATTAAAAATTATTGATACAGGAGCTGGAATTGATTCTAAAAACATTGGAGAAATTTTTAATCGCTATCATAAGTCAAACAGTACTGAAAATAAAAATGGAATGGGACTCGGACTTGCAATAGCAAAGGAGATAGCACAGCGTCACGAGATTTTGATAAATGTTGAAAGTGAGCCAAATGTTAAGACGATATTTACATTTTTTATAAAAAAATTAAAAATTTGA
- a CDS encoding Glu/Leu/Phe/Val family dehydrogenase produces MAKETLNPFEIAQKQIKSACDKLNADPAVYEILKNPQRVLEVSFPVKMDNGDIKTFIGYRSQHNNAVGPYKGGLRFHPGVTRDEVKALSTWMTFKCSVAGIPYGGGKGGMAIDPKEYSKGELERISKGFAKAISPVIGEKVDIPAPDVNTNGQIMSWMVEAYEEKVGRSAKGIFTGKPLEFGGSLARTEATGYGVNLNAKKVLEKLGIDIKGATYAVQGFGNVGFYTAYYAHKDGAKIVAFSNTDVAIYNENGIDMEKVIKDFEENGRIIENKGYGKDITNAELLELEVDVLAPCALENQITSENADRIKAKVITEGANGPTTPEADEILFKKGITVIPDILANSGGVVVSYFEWVQNLQSYYWSFDEVQQKEDALLSKAFEDVWKIADEYKVDLRNAAYMKSIDTISKAMKVRGWY; encoded by the coding sequence ATGGCAAAAGAAACATTAAATCCGTTTGAAATTGCACAAAAGCAGATTAAATCAGCTTGTGATAAATTAAATGCAGATCCAGCTGTGTATGAAATTTTGAAAAACCCTCAAAGAGTATTGGAAGTATCATTTCCAGTAAAAATGGATAATGGAGATATTAAAACGTTTATAGGTTACAGATCTCAGCATAACAACGCAGTAGGACCTTACAAAGGTGGACTTAGATTTCATCCAGGAGTTACAAGAGATGAAGTAAAAGCTCTGTCTACTTGGATGACATTCAAATGCTCTGTTGCAGGAATTCCTTACGGTGGTGGAAAAGGTGGAATGGCAATAGATCCTAAAGAATATTCAAAAGGTGAATTAGAAAGAATTTCAAAAGGATTTGCAAAAGCAATTTCGCCAGTAATCGGAGAAAAAGTGGATATTCCAGCTCCAGATGTCAACACTAATGGACAAATTATGTCTTGGATGGTTGAAGCTTATGAAGAAAAAGTTGGAAGATCAGCGAAAGGAATTTTCACAGGAAAACCATTGGAATTTGGAGGTTCATTAGCTAGAACTGAAGCTACTGGATACGGAGTTAACTTAAATGCTAAAAAAGTACTTGAAAAATTAGGAATTGATATAAAAGGAGCAACTTATGCGGTTCAAGGATTTGGGAATGTAGGATTTTATACAGCTTATTACGCCCACAAAGACGGAGCAAAAATTGTAGCTTTCTCAAATACCGATGTGGCAATTTACAATGAAAATGGAATCGATATGGAAAAAGTTATCAAAGATTTTGAAGAAAATGGTCGTATCATTGAAAATAAAGGTTATGGAAAAGACATCACAAATGCTGAATTGTTAGAATTGGAAGTTGATGTACTTGCACCTTGTGCACTAGAAAATCAAATTACTTCTGAAAATGCAGACAGAATTAAAGCTAAAGTGATTACAGAAGGAGCAAACGGGCCTACTACTCCAGAAGCTGATGAAATTTTATTTAAAAAAGGAATTACAGTAATTCCTGATATACTTGCAAATTCAGGTGGAGTTGTAGTTTCATACTTTGAATGGGTACAAAACTTGCAAAGCTATTACTGGTCATTTGATGAAGTTCAGCAAAAAGAAGATGCGCTATTGTCAAAAGCATTTGAAGATGTGTGGAAAATAGCTGATGAATATAAAGTAGATCTAAGAAATGCAGCTTATATGAAGAGTATTGATACAATTTCTAAAGCAATGAAAGTAAGAGGTTGGTATTAA
- a CDS encoding restriction endonuclease, which yields MKIRFEENLEYQLEAINSVTGIFSGQETGRTVFTVEKAMNPQLKFEKENYLGIGNKILLSSEKISENLNNIQIRNGLEKTTVLKKEDYNFSVEMETGTGKTYVYLRTIMELNKKYGFTKFIIVVPSIAIKEGVYKTLQITEEHFKSIYENTPYDYFIYDSEKINMIRNFAMNNNIEIMIITIQSFNKDIESSNPNNIYKELEQVNGYSPISYIKQCNPIVIVDEPQNMETDIAKKAIKALNPLCTLRYSATHKEKYNPVFKLDSIDAYEKQLVKQIEVATVGVTKSANTEYIKVTSIKTSKSGITAKIELDIKSKSGVTRKEISIKYGDILSKKAKRDIYDDYIVNEITYNESDPASSFIDFGKVRLTLGQVNGGLEPDFIKRLQIRKTIQEHFDKQLNLKDKGIKVLSLFFIDNVKNYRIYDSETGEAKKGKYALMFEEEYNKLLQLEKYSSMGKVCKVHDGYFSQDTKKAKNGKEYSEIKNTKGDTKADNDTFNKIMRDKEKLLSFDEPLAFIFSHSTLKEGWDNPNVFQICTLNETVSEMKKRQEIGRGLRIAVNQDGERVRGFNVNTLTVMANESYEQFVESLQKEMEKEENIKFGIVEDFIFANIVISDENGKEEFLGHEKSKEIYQDLIKKNYIDENGNPKEKLKKDLEKGILEISEEFENIKESIIKKLEPISRKLVIKNADDKKKIKINKEVFLSDEFKKLWDKIKYKTTYQVNFNEEELIKECIKGLDNEIYIPSEKLLFNKKTLSITKGGIESESEDEISEDISTFDRFKLPDIITYLQNETNLTRRSIVKILTGSRTLESFRKNPQYYLEQVSEIIKSTMKNFIIDGIKYEKIGDTEYYSQELFEDSEIYGYLKSEFSKRIIVETKKTPYDSIVVDSETESKFAENLEKYGNVIVYAKLPSWFKIATPLGNYNPDWAILAKPDINKEEEKLYFVIETKGSKNKNDRRDSENGKIRCGEKHFEAISEEINYDVCKTGEDFKNIL from the coding sequence ATGAAGATTAGATTTGAAGAAAATTTAGAATATCAGTTAGAAGCGATAAATTCTGTAACTGGCATATTTTCAGGACAGGAAACAGGCAGAACAGTATTTACAGTTGAGAAAGCAATGAATCCTCAATTAAAGTTTGAGAAAGAAAATTATTTAGGGATAGGAAATAAAATTTTATTATCTTCTGAAAAAATTTCAGAAAATTTAAATAATATTCAAATTAGAAATGGTTTGGAAAAAACAACAGTATTAAAAAAGGAAGATTACAATTTTTCTGTTGAAATGGAAACAGGAACAGGAAAAACATATGTATATTTAAGAACCATAATGGAGTTAAATAAAAAATATGGATTTACAAAATTTATTATAGTTGTACCTTCAATAGCGATAAAAGAAGGAGTGTATAAAACACTTCAAATTACAGAAGAACATTTTAAGAGTATATATGAAAATACTCCTTATGATTATTTTATTTATGATTCTGAAAAAATAAACATGATAAGAAATTTTGCTATGAATAATAATATAGAAATTATGATTATAACTATACAGTCTTTTAACAAAGATATAGAAAGTAGTAACCCAAATAATATTTATAAGGAGCTGGAGCAGGTAAATGGCTACAGTCCTATAAGCTATATAAAGCAATGCAACCCGATAGTAATAGTTGATGAACCACAAAATATGGAAACTGATATAGCAAAAAAAGCTATAAAAGCGTTAAATCCTTTGTGTACATTAAGATACTCGGCAACCCATAAAGAAAAATATAATCCAGTGTTCAAACTGGATTCAATAGATGCTTATGAAAAACAGCTTGTGAAACAAATAGAAGTTGCTACTGTCGGTGTTACTAAAAGTGCAAATACAGAATATATAAAAGTTACTAGTATAAAAACTAGCAAATCTGGTATTACAGCGAAAATAGAACTTGATATAAAAAGTAAATCGGGAGTTACTAGAAAAGAAATTAGTATAAAGTATGGAGATATTTTAAGTAAAAAGGCAAAAAGAGATATCTATGATGATTACATAGTAAATGAAATTACATACAATGAATCTGATCCTGCAAGCTCTTTTATAGACTTTGGAAAAGTAAGATTAACTTTAGGACAGGTAAATGGAGGATTGGAACCTGATTTTATAAAAAGATTGCAGATAAGAAAAACAATACAGGAACATTTTGATAAGCAGTTAAATTTAAAAGATAAAGGAATAAAAGTTTTATCGCTCTTCTTTATAGATAATGTTAAAAACTATAGAATATATGATTCAGAGACAGGGGAAGCTAAAAAAGGCAAATATGCTTTAATGTTTGAAGAAGAATATAATAAACTTCTACAATTGGAAAAATATTCATCAATGGGGAAAGTTTGCAAAGTGCATGACGGCTATTTTTCGCAGGATACGAAAAAAGCTAAAAATGGTAAAGAGTATTCGGAAATTAAAAACACAAAAGGTGATACAAAAGCTGATAATGATACATTTAACAAGATAATGAGAGATAAAGAAAAACTTTTAAGTTTTGATGAGCCTTTGGCATTTATCTTTTCACATTCTACATTGAAAGAAGGTTGGGATAATCCTAATGTGTTCCAAATCTGTACTCTGAATGAAACAGTTTCTGAAATGAAGAAAAGACAGGAAATAGGTAGAGGGCTTAGAATAGCAGTAAACCAAGATGGTGAAAGAGTCAGAGGCTTTAATGTAAATACACTGACAGTAATGGCAAATGAATCTTATGAACAGTTTGTAGAATCACTGCAGAAAGAAATGGAAAAAGAAGAAAATATAAAATTTGGAATTGTAGAAGATTTTATTTTTGCAAATATTGTAATTAGTGATGAAAATGGAAAAGAAGAGTTTCTTGGTCATGAAAAATCAAAAGAAATATATCAAGATTTAATCAAAAAAAATTATATTGATGAAAATGGAAATCCAAAAGAAAAATTAAAAAAAGATTTGGAAAAAGGGATTTTAGAAATATCTGAAGAATTTGAAAATATAAAAGAATCAATTATAAAAAAACTTGAACCTATTTCTAGAAAATTAGTCATTAAAAATGCAGATGATAAAAAGAAAATAAAAATAAATAAAGAAGTATTTTTAAGTGATGAATTTAAAAAATTATGGGATAAAATAAAATATAAAACTACATATCAGGTTAATTTTAATGAAGAAGAACTGATAAAGGAATGTATAAAAGGTCTGGATAATGAAATTTATATACCTTCTGAAAAGTTATTGTTTAATAAAAAAACATTATCAATTACAAAAGGTGGAATTGAATCGGAAAGTGAAGATGAAATAAGTGAAGATATAAGCACTTTTGATAGATTTAAACTTCCAGATATAATTACTTATTTACAGAATGAAACTAATCTTACAAGAAGAAGTATAGTAAAAATTTTGACAGGATCTAGAACTTTAGAGAGTTTTAGGAAAAATCCACAGTATTATTTAGAACAAGTTAGTGAGATAATTAAAAGTACTATGAAAAATTTTATAATTGATGGTATAAAATATGAAAAAATAGGGGATACGGAATATTATTCACAGGAATTGTTTGAAGATAGTGAAATATATGGGTATTTAAAAAGTGAATTTTCAAAAAGAATTATAGTTGAAACTAAAAAAACACCTTACGATAGTATTGTTGTGGATTCAGAAACAGAGAGCAAATTTGCTGAAAATTTAGAAAAATATGGAAATGTTATTGTTTATGCCAAACTTCCATCATGGTTTAAAATAGCAACTCCACTGGGAAATTATAATCCTGACTGGGCTATACTTGCTAAACCTGATATAAACAAAGAAGAAGAGAAACTTTATTTTGTAATAGAAACTAAAGGTTCAAAAAATAAAAATGATAGAAGAGACAGTGAAAATGGTAAAATTAGATGTGGAGAAAAACATTTTGAAGCAATTTCTGAAGAAATAAACTATGATGTTTGTAAAACAGGAGAAGATTTTAAAAATATTTTGTAG
- the treC gene encoding alpha,alpha-phosphotrehalase, with protein sequence MEKNFEQKWWHKSVVYQIYPKSFNDTTGSGQGDIKGITEKLDYLKKLGVEVLWLTPMYKSPQNDNGYDISDYYSIDESYGTMEDFEEMLKEAHKRDIKIVMDIVVNHSSTENEWFKKSEAGDPEYKDFYIWKDAVDGKEPTNWQSKFGGNAWKWSEKRKQYYLHLFDVTQADLNWENENMRKKVYEMIKYWLNKGVDGFRFDVINLISKDQRFLNDDGSDARFVPDGRRFYTDGPKIHEYLKEIHKEVFGENNLLTVGEMSSTSLENCVRYSNPQEKELSMAFSFHHLKVDYPNGEKWVKAPFDFVELKKILSKWQIGMYEGNGWNATFWTNHDQPRALSRFGDDKNFHEKSGKMLATVLHGLQGTPYIYQGEEFGMTNPYFDKIEKYRDVESKNMYKILRDKGLSEKEVLDILMQKSRDNSRTPVQWDDTKNAGFTSGTPWIEIPENYKKINAENALKDSNSIFYHYQNLIQLRRTEELLITGRYEDIDLENKKVYAYKRVGEDAELIIIANFYDKTTEFDVKGLDLEEAFILLSNYVQSPEINGNKLILKPYEAIIFKKVK encoded by the coding sequence ATGGAAAAAAATTTTGAGCAAAAATGGTGGCATAAATCAGTAGTTTACCAAATTTACCCAAAAAGTTTTAATGACACGACTGGAAGTGGACAAGGAGATATAAAAGGAATTACAGAAAAATTAGATTATTTAAAAAAATTAGGAGTGGAAGTGCTGTGGCTAACACCAATGTATAAATCTCCACAAAATGATAACGGTTATGACATAAGCGACTATTACAGCATAGATGAGAGCTATGGGACAATGGAAGATTTTGAAGAAATGTTAAAAGAAGCTCACAAAAGGGATATAAAAATAGTGATGGACATTGTCGTAAACCATTCTTCAACTGAAAATGAGTGGTTTAAAAAATCTGAAGCAGGTGACCCTGAATACAAGGATTTCTATATTTGGAAAGATGCAGTGGATGGAAAAGAACCGACAAACTGGCAGTCAAAATTTGGTGGAAATGCTTGGAAGTGGAGTGAAAAAAGAAAACAGTATTATTTGCACTTATTTGATGTAACTCAGGCTGATTTGAACTGGGAAAATGAAAATATGAGAAAAAAAGTTTATGAAATGATAAAATATTGGCTTAATAAAGGAGTTGACGGATTTAGATTTGACGTGATTAACTTAATTTCAAAAGACCAGAGATTTTTAAACGACGATGGAAGTGATGCAAGATTTGTTCCAGATGGAAGAAGATTTTACACAGATGGGCCTAAAATTCACGAATATTTGAAGGAAATTCACAAAGAGGTATTTGGAGAAAACAATTTACTGACTGTTGGAGAAATGTCATCAACGAGTCTTGAAAATTGTGTAAGATATTCAAATCCGCAAGAAAAAGAACTTTCAATGGCTTTTTCATTTCATCATTTAAAAGTGGATTACCCAAATGGAGAAAAATGGGTAAAAGCGCCATTTGATTTTGTAGAACTTAAAAAAATACTTTCAAAATGGCAGATTGGAATGTATGAAGGAAATGGATGGAATGCAACTTTCTGGACTAATCACGATCAGCCAAGAGCTTTATCAAGATTTGGAGATGACAAAAATTTTCATGAAAAATCAGGGAAAATGCTTGCAACTGTACTTCATGGGCTTCAAGGAACTCCGTATATTTATCAAGGGGAAGAATTTGGAATGACAAATCCATATTTTGATAAAATTGAAAAATATAGGGATGTGGAGTCTAAAAATATGTATAAAATATTGAGAGATAAAGGACTTTCTGAAAAAGAAGTACTTGATATTCTGATGCAAAAATCAAGAGATAACTCAAGAACGCCAGTTCAATGGGATGATACAAAAAATGCCGGATTTACAAGTGGCACTCCGTGGATTGAAATTCCAGAAAATTATAAGAAGATAAATGCCGAGAATGCACTAAAAGACAGCAATTCAATATTTTATCACTACCAAAATCTAATTCAGTTAAGAAGAACAGAAGAGCTTTTAATTACTGGAAGATATGAAGATATTGATTTAGAAAACAAAAAAGTTTACGCCTATAAGAGAGTAGGAGAAGATGCAGAATTGATAATAATTGCCAATTTTTATGACAAAACTACTGAATTCGATGTAAAAGGGCTGGATTTGGAAGAAGCCTTTATTTTACTTTCAAATTATGTGCAAAGTCCTGAAATAAATGGGAATAAACTTATTTTAAAGCCATATGAGGCAATAATTTTCAAAAAAGTAAAATAA